A genome region from Methanofollis sp. UBA420 includes the following:
- a CDS encoding DUF120 domain-containing protein, whose amino-acid sequence MMDAGDLQCLKVVALMGGLRSSAWMSSQSLANALNISPQTASRRLKSLEATGLITRTVRPDGQYVAVAPAGEEELRHEFSAYTRIFSPEGGYYILKGTVISGLGEGRYYIDHPQYREQFLERLGFDAYPGTLNVRLDPESVRVKRRLEGLIWIGIEGFEADGRSFGSARCLPCRIGDCPGAIIEPGRSHYPEEIIEIISPAPLRETFGLHDNDSVQVEVTHD is encoded by the coding sequence ATGATGGATGCAGGAGATCTCCAGTGCCTGAAGGTCGTTGCGCTCATGGGCGGCCTGCGGAGCTCAGCCTGGATGTCCTCGCAGTCTCTGGCGAATGCCCTGAACATCAGTCCGCAGACGGCCTCCCGTCGCCTGAAGTCACTCGAAGCAACCGGACTGATCACGCGCACCGTCAGGCCTGACGGCCAGTATGTCGCCGTCGCCCCTGCCGGGGAGGAGGAACTGCGGCATGAGTTCTCGGCGTACACGCGGATATTTTCGCCGGAGGGAGGCTACTATATCCTCAAAGGGACGGTGATCAGCGGCCTTGGCGAGGGACGGTACTATATCGACCACCCCCAGTACCGTGAGCAGTTCCTGGAAAGACTTGGATTTGATGCCTATCCCGGCACGCTCAATGTTCGCCTGGACCCGGAAAGCGTCCGGGTGAAGCGCCGCCTGGAAGGTCTGATCTGGATCGGGATCGAAGGCTTCGAAGCCGACGGTCGGTCTTTCGGAAGTGCTCGATGTCTTCCGTGTAGAATCGGAGACTGCCCGGGTGCGATCATCGAGCCCGGACGGAGTCACTACCCGGAAGAGATTATCGAGATCATCTCGCCGGCCCCTTTGCGCGAGACATTTGGACTGCATGACAACGATAGTGTACAGGTAGAGGTTACCCATGATTGA